The genomic region CCTCCGATGCTGGTGGAAGCCGTCCGCATCAACCAGGGCCGAGCCATCCTCGAAGCCTCGGGCGGCATCGATATTCACAATGTACGCGAAATTGCACTGACCGGGGTCGACCGCATTTCCATCGGCAGCCTGACCAAACATCTCCAGGCGATCGACCTTTCGATGCGCTTCCAGCCCCAGGAATAAGCCCTGCCGACGCAACCGGCTCCGGTCAAGCCTGGCAATGCGCACCAGCCCCCTCTGCCGGCCCCATGCCACATCTTGCTAGCGCCAAGCGCAAACGCATCGACTTTTGCGCTGCGAATCTTTAGTATTCCCACATGAATCAACCTGGCGCCATCTTCCACCCAGCCCCTGGCCGCCTCTCGCTGGGCGACACCCTGCGCATGCTTGTCAACGACGGGCTGGTGCACAAGCTGCAGGCCGAGCAGCTCTTCAAGGACCGCAGGCTGGACAGTTCCAACCTGCACCCCCTGATCATCATCAGCGAGCAAAAATGGAAAAGCCTGCAGCCCCCGCACAAGCCACTTTCGCTGGAAATGCTCACGGCATGGCTTGCCAAAAGGGCCAATCTCGAGCATTTCCACGTCGACCCGCTCAAACTGGATTTCAGCGCCGTGGCCCAGGTCGTTTCCAAGGCTTATGCCGAGCGCCTCAAGATCATGCCGGTCAAGGTCAGCGGCCAGGAGGCCATCATCGCGACCGCCGAACCGTTCTTTACCGACTGGATCCCCGACCTCGAACGCATCCTGAAACTCAACATCCGGCTGGTCGTCGCCAACCCGCGCGAAATCAGCCGCTACCTGCCGGAAGTCTACAACCTCGCCAACTCCATCCATCTCGCCAACACGGCAAAGGCCGGACAGGTCATTGGCGTGCAGAACCTGGAACAACTGGTTGAATTAGGCAAGGACAAGAATCTCGACGCCAACGAACAGCATGTGGTCAATATCGTCGACTGGCTGTTCAAGTATGCCTTCGAGCAACGCGCCAGCGACATTCACCTCGAACCGCGCCGCAACATGGGCATATTGCGCTTCCGCATCGACGGCGTGCTCCACCAGGTATACCAACTGCCCAGCGCCATCATGAATGCGATCACCAACCGCATCAAGCTACTCGGGCGTATGGACATGGTGGAAAAACGCCGCCCCCAGGATGGCCGCATCAAGACCCTGACGGACGAAGGCGAGGAAATCGAACTGCGCCTCTCCACCATGCCCACGGCATTCGGCGAAAAGCTGGTCATGCGTATCTTCACGCCGGAAATACTGGTCAAGGATTTTGTCGAGCTGGGATTTTCCAGCGCACAGGCGCAGAAATGGACCCGCTGGACGCAGAGTCCCAACGGCATCGTCCTCGTGACCGGCCCGACCGGCTCCGGCAAGACCACTACGCTATATTCGACCCTGAAGCTGCTTGCAACGCCGGAAGTGAACGTCTGCACCGTGGAAGACCCGATCGAGATGGTGGAGCCAGCGTTCAACCAGATGCAAGTGCAGCACAACATTGGCCTGACATTTGCCGACGGTGTACGCACCCTGCTGCGCCAGGACCCCGACATCATCATGGTAGGCGAAATCCGCGACGTGGAAACCGGGGAAATGGCGATCCAGGCCGCGTTGACCGGTCACCTTGTGCTCTCAACCCTGCATACCAATGACGCGCCGGCCGCGGTGACCCGCCTGCTGGACCTGGGCATTCCACCTTACCTGATCCACTCCTCGCTAATCGGCATCATGGCGCAGCGGCTGGTACGCACCTTATGCCCGCATTGCAAGATGCCTGCCGAGATCAGCCAGGAACGATGGGATGACTTGGTTAGTGCATGGAAACTGCCCAAGCCCGCCCAAATCTATGCCGCCAACGGCTGCCTGGAATGCCGCATGACCGGCTATCGCGGTCGCAGCGGCATTTACGAGATGCTGTCGCTAACGCCGGAACTCAAGAAGCTCATCACCCACGACGCCGATCTCGCCAGCATCAAAAAGCTGGCTTACCAGCAAGGCATGCAGCCATTGTTGATCAACGGCGCCGAAAAAATTGCCGAGGGCCTGACCACCATAGAAGAACTGCTCAAGGTCGCACCACCCCCTTTTGACTAATCAACATCAAGCGCCTGCCCAATACCAAGTCACAGGCTGGCTTTCTCGCCAGGGCAGCCCAAACACCATCATCCACAAAAGTATGTTGGTGTATCCTGGCTTTCAACCCATTGGAGCCAGGCTATCGTAACGGCCCGAAGCCATGGTTTCGAAGCGTGCTCCCCCTACATCGCGCTCCACCGGTCATGCAAATTGCAGCACTTGCCTAGCGCTTTGTCCGGTGCATTGGCAAGCCATGCCAAATCCATGGCATGACATTCAAAAGCACGTAATCTTCCTTGACCAAAATGGTACAAACCGTTAGTGTACTAAGTTTCCCAAACCCTCGGCGTAACAAGCATTATCTATGGAATTATCTGGCGCAGAAATCGTCATTCGCTGCTTGCAGGAAGAAAACGTCAAATACGTTTTCGGCTATCCTGGCGGCGCAGTGCTCAATATTTATGATGAAATATTCAAACAGGACAAGTTCAAGCACATTCTTGTCCGGCATGAGCAAGCCGCTGTCCACG from Methylobacillus flagellatus KT harbors:
- a CDS encoding GspE/PulE family protein; translation: MNQPGAIFHPAPGRLSLGDTLRMLVNDGLVHKLQAEQLFKDRRLDSSNLHPLIIISEQKWKSLQPPHKPLSLEMLTAWLAKRANLEHFHVDPLKLDFSAVAQVVSKAYAERLKIMPVKVSGQEAIIATAEPFFTDWIPDLERILKLNIRLVVANPREISRYLPEVYNLANSIHLANTAKAGQVIGVQNLEQLVELGKDKNLDANEQHVVNIVDWLFKYAFEQRASDIHLEPRRNMGILRFRIDGVLHQVYQLPSAIMNAITNRIKLLGRMDMVEKRRPQDGRIKTLTDEGEEIELRLSTMPTAFGEKLVMRIFTPEILVKDFVELGFSSAQAQKWTRWTQSPNGIVLVTGPTGSGKTTTLYSTLKLLATPEVNVCTVEDPIEMVEPAFNQMQVQHNIGLTFADGVRTLLRQDPDIIMVGEIRDVETGEMAIQAALTGHLVLSTLHTNDAPAAVTRLLDLGIPPYLIHSSLIGIMAQRLVRTLCPHCKMPAEISQERWDDLVSAWKLPKPAQIYAANGCLECRMTGYRGRSGIYEMLSLTPELKKLITHDADLASIKKLAYQQGMQPLLINGAEKIAEGLTTIEELLKVAPPPFD